From Flavobacterium arcticum, the proteins below share one genomic window:
- a CDS encoding DUF4833 domain-containing protein, translated as MKKILIIITCLFVQLTNAQSDYPVPPLKANNLFYIQHSNNHNTYVYDADIKNGKLDDKGPVIVYRIVYTKGGIKEDLTVIQRKMAYGVELDKTSEKSCTFTLAAYPQKKLVLEVDKNKEPYVTVSVNGKSIILKKMFLFTNKTGTKVDYIDFYGKDKLKGKDIVERFYPS; from the coding sequence ATGAAAAAGATACTAATTATAATAACCTGCTTATTTGTACAGCTTACGAATGCTCAAAGCGATTACCCAGTACCGCCATTAAAAGCTAATAACCTTTTTTATATACAACATAGTAATAACCATAATACTTATGTATATGACGCAGATATTAAAAACGGAAAATTAGACGATAAAGGGCCTGTAATTGTATATCGTATTGTTTATACCAAAGGTGGTATTAAAGAAGATCTAACCGTGATACAGCGAAAAATGGCTTATGGAGTAGAGCTTGATAAAACTTCTGAGAAATCGTGTACATTTACCTTGGCAGCCTACCCACAAAAAAAGTTGGTATTAGAGGTAGATAAAAATAAAGAACCCTATGTAACTGTAAGTGTTAACGGTAAGAGTATTATTCTAAAAAAAATGTTTTTGTTTACTAATAAAACGGGAACTAAAGTTGATTATATTGACTTTTACGGAAAAGATAAATTGAAAGGAAAAGATATTGTAGAACGATTTTACCCTTCATAA
- the rplT gene encoding 50S ribosomal protein L20, whose product MPRSVNSVASRARRKRVLKQAKGYFGRRKNVWTVAKNAVEKAMVYAYRDRKQKKRNFRALWIMRINAGARLHGMNYSQFMGKVKGAGIELNRKVLADLAMNHPEAFTAIVNQVK is encoded by the coding sequence ATGCCAAGATCAGTAAATTCAGTAGCTTCAAGAGCACGTAGAAAAAGAGTGTTGAAGCAAGCCAAAGGATACTTTGGAAGACGTAAAAACGTTTGGACAGTAGCCAAAAATGCGGTAGAAAAAGCAATGGTTTATGCTTACCGTGACAGAAAACAAAAAAAGAGAAACTTCCGCGCTTTATGGATTATGCGTATTAACGCTGGTGCAAGACTTCATGGAATGAACTATTCTCAATTTATGGGTAAAGTAAAAGGTGCAGGTATCGAATTGAACCGTAAAGTTCTTGCCGACCTTGCAATGAACCACCCAGAAGCGTTTACTGCAATTGTAAACCAGGTTAAATAA
- a CDS encoding asparagine synthetase B produces the protein MRLKTIYIVLLLVFSFTAKASMILLPMDETSQVNHLKAYGITYWTLDKNYKASWLLNYRGGSFLLPDTEEIRRECQIRGVSFEILSDAEANGILDEISSPSQNMETVILEKAPKIAVYSPPGKQPWDDAVTMVLTYAEIPFTTIYDEEVLNDALLLYDWLHLHHEDFTGQYGKFFGAYRNAPWYMQHKKEAEDLAARLGYNKVSEEKMAVADKIRDYVIGGGFMFAMCSATDSFDIALSAEGVDICEPMFDGDASDANYQSRIDYNNSFAFKDFILERNPMAYEFSDIDTTGDRRILPDNDYFTLMEYSAKWDPIPTMLCQNHTQLVKGFMGQTTAFRGDKVKSNILVMGENKQNNEARYIHGTKGKGMFTFYGGHDPEDYQHRVGDAPTVLDLHPNSPGYRLILNNVLFPAARKKKLKT, from the coding sequence ATGCGTTTAAAAACGATATATATAGTTCTACTTCTTGTTTTTTCATTTACTGCAAAAGCATCAATGATTTTACTACCTATGGATGAAACATCTCAGGTAAATCATTTAAAAGCATATGGTATTACATACTGGACACTTGATAAAAACTATAAGGCAAGCTGGCTGCTCAATTATAGAGGAGGCTCTTTTTTATTACCCGATACCGAAGAGATAAGGCGTGAATGCCAAATACGTGGCGTTAGCTTCGAAATACTAAGCGATGCCGAAGCGAATGGTATATTAGACGAGATAAGCAGTCCGTCACAAAACATGGAAACGGTAATACTAGAAAAAGCTCCTAAAATTGCGGTTTACTCACCGCCAGGCAAACAACCTTGGGATGACGCTGTTACAATGGTGCTTACGTATGCCGAAATTCCGTTTACTACTATATATGATGAAGAGGTATTAAACGATGCACTTTTATTATATGATTGGTTACACTTACATCATGAAGATTTCACAGGGCAATATGGTAAGTTTTTTGGAGCATACCGCAATGCACCTTGGTATATGCAGCACAAAAAAGAAGCCGAGGATCTTGCTGCAAGACTAGGTTATAACAAAGTATCGGAAGAAAAAATGGCTGTTGCCGATAAAATACGCGACTATGTTATAGGAGGTGGTTTTATGTTTGCTATGTGCTCGGCTACCGATAGTTTTGATATTGCACTGTCTGCCGAAGGTGTAGATATTTGCGAACCAATGTTTGATGGTGATGCAAGTGATGCAAACTATCAATCGAGAATAGACTATAATAATTCATTTGCTTTTAAAGATTTTATATTAGAGCGTAACCCTATGGCTTATGAGTTCTCAGATATTGACACTACTGGGGACAGACGCATATTACCAGATAATGACTATTTTACTTTAATGGAATACTCTGCCAAGTGGGATCCTATTCCTACTATGTTATGCCAAAACCATACTCAACTTGTAAAAGGCTTTATGGGACAAACCACAGCCTTTAGAGGTGATAAGGTAAAATCAAACATATTAGTAATGGGAGAAAATAAACAGAATAACGAAGCGCGCTACATACATGGAACAAAAGGTAAAGGGATGTTTACTTTTTATGGAGGTCACGACCCTGAAGATTATCAGCATAGAGTAGGAGATGCACCAACGGTATTAGATTTACATCCTAACTCTCCTGGATATAGATTAATACTTAATAATGTGCTTTTTCCTGCTGCAAGAAAGAAGAAATTGAAAACCTAA
- the infC gene encoding translation initiation factor IF-3 — MRNNRGYQPRVEKKDAHRTNNAIRVPEVRLVGENVETGVYKTSEALRMAEQQEFDLVEISPNATPPVCKIMDYKKFLYEQKKREKMLKAKSTQITVKEIRFGPQTDEHDYEFKRKNAEKFLKEGSKLKAFVFFKGRSIIYKEQGQILLLRLAQDLEEYGKVEAMPVLEGKRMIMFIAPKKKK, encoded by the coding sequence ATAAGAAACAACAGAGGTTACCAACCTCGAGTAGAAAAGAAAGACGCACACAGGACTAATAATGCCATCCGAGTACCTGAAGTGAGGCTTGTGGGAGAAAACGTAGAAACCGGAGTGTATAAAACATCGGAAGCCCTACGAATGGCCGAACAGCAAGAGTTTGACTTAGTGGAAATTTCCCCTAATGCTACACCTCCTGTATGTAAAATAATGGATTATAAGAAGTTTCTTTACGAGCAAAAGAAACGAGAGAAGATGCTAAAGGCAAAATCTACACAGATTACGGTTAAAGAAATTCGTTTCGGACCGCAAACGGATGAGCATGATTATGAATTTAAGAGAAAAAATGCTGAAAAGTTCCTTAAAGAGGGATCTAAACTTAAAGCATTTGTATTTTTTAAAGGACGTTCTATCATCTATAAAGAACAAGGACAGATATTACTTCTTAGACTTGCACAAGACTTAGAAGAGTATGGAAAAGTAGAAGCTATGCCAGTTCTTGAAGGTAAAAGAATGATTATGTTTATCGCTCCTAAGAAAAAGAAATAA
- a CDS encoding alpha,alpha-trehalase, with protein MDDLLSGYDTDGDKKITKDDAPQKDYYMMSTNGDTIILRNTYYISNLLQELAIAHEEHCENLTISLSQIQEPPAERISRRIRSHFWDNLTRTIDAKGLERIMDDEKMDDDHQRIYVPYNDSVGIEYFLGLQKKRRNLEVVILPPEITPEYVRSINELPGILSLKIENGKGVPFVVPGGRFNEMYGWDSYFEGIGLIIDDRLDLAKAMVDNFCYQIEHYGKILNANRSYYLTRTQPPFLSSFIREVYTAMPNKDENKEWLAYSLSIAIKEYENVWMNGKRYTPETGLNRYYAEGIGIPPETEPGHFRVILQEHADSYNLPVLKFEEKYKSGEIKDSTLDCYFVHDRTLRESGHDTTWRLDNVAADLNCVDVNSLLYKYEKDFEFLIATYFNESFITESGQTYTNEYWHEKTVTRKIRMKQYLWDDEKQCYFDYNIKTKKQIDFMAATNFFPLWAGLCTKEDAAHLVPILMSELKAQGGILGSSRASTEKYSNGLVNRQWDYPYGWAPHQMLLWKGLIDYGYETEAREMIYRWLWTITQNAVDYNGTIPEKYDVVASTHKVYAEYGNVGTEFAYITKSGFGWMNASYQYGLSLLDDEYIQKLDNLENPDTIFKV; from the coding sequence ATGGATGACTTACTGTCTGGTTATGATACTGACGGTGATAAAAAAATAACCAAAGACGATGCTCCGCAAAAAGACTATTATATGATGAGTACTAATGGTGACACTATTATATTAAGAAACACCTATTATATATCTAATCTTTTGCAGGAACTGGCTATTGCACATGAAGAGCATTGTGAAAACCTGACGATATCGCTTAGCCAAATACAAGAACCTCCTGCCGAACGTATATCTCGGCGCATTCGAAGTCATTTTTGGGATAACCTTACGCGTACTATTGATGCGAAAGGATTAGAACGCATTATGGATGATGAAAAAATGGATGATGATCATCAGCGTATTTATGTACCTTATAATGATAGTGTAGGTATTGAGTATTTTCTCGGGTTGCAAAAAAAAAGACGTAATCTTGAAGTAGTAATACTCCCACCCGAAATTACTCCCGAATATGTACGTTCTATTAATGAGTTGCCAGGTATTCTTTCTTTAAAAATTGAGAATGGTAAAGGTGTACCTTTTGTTGTGCCTGGTGGACGCTTTAATGAAATGTATGGTTGGGATAGTTATTTTGAAGGTATAGGTCTTATAATAGATGATCGATTAGATCTTGCAAAGGCAATGGTCGATAACTTTTGCTACCAAATAGAACATTATGGTAAAATATTAAATGCTAATCGTTCCTACTATCTTACGCGCACACAACCTCCGTTCTTATCGTCATTTATAAGAGAGGTATATACTGCTATGCCTAATAAAGATGAAAATAAAGAATGGCTTGCCTACAGTTTATCAATAGCGATAAAGGAATATGAAAATGTATGGATGAATGGTAAACGTTATACTCCCGAAACTGGGCTTAACCGCTATTATGCCGAAGGCATAGGTATTCCGCCCGAAACTGAACCTGGACATTTTAGAGTTATACTACAAGAACATGCTGACAGCTATAATTTACCTGTACTTAAGTTTGAAGAAAAATATAAGAGTGGCGAAATTAAAGACAGTACACTAGATTGCTATTTTGTGCACGACCGTACCCTTCGCGAAAGCGGGCACGATACTACATGGCGACTAGACAACGTAGCTGCCGACTTGAATTGTGTAGATGTGAACTCCTTATTATATAAGTATGAGAAAGATTTTGAATTTTTAATCGCTACTTACTTTAATGAGAGTTTTATCACTGAGAGTGGACAAACCTACACTAACGAATATTGGCACGAGAAAACAGTTACTCGAAAAATACGCATGAAGCAATATTTATGGGATGATGAAAAGCAATGCTATTTTGATTATAACATTAAAACAAAAAAGCAAATAGACTTTATGGCTGCAACCAATTTCTTTCCGCTTTGGGCAGGGTTATGTACTAAGGAAGATGCAGCGCATCTTGTACCTATATTAATGAGTGAACTGAAAGCACAGGGTGGCATACTAGGATCGAGTAGAGCATCGACAGAAAAATATTCTAACGGACTGGTGAATCGGCAATGGGACTACCCTTACGGGTGGGCACCACATCAAATGTTATTATGGAAAGGACTTATAGATTATGGCTATGAAACCGAAGCCCGCGAAATGATATACCGCTGGTTATGGACGATAACTCAAAATGCAGTAGACTATAATGGTACAATACCCGAAAAATATGATGTGGTAGCCAGTACACATAAAGTATATGCTGAGTATGGAAACGTAGGGACTGAGTTTGCCTACATTACCAAATCGGGGTTTGGGTGGATGAATGCTTCTTACCAATACGGGCTGAGCTTGCTTGACGATGAGTATATACAAAAGCTGGATAACTTAGAAAATCCCGATACTATATTTAAAGTATAG
- the thrS gene encoding threonine--tRNA ligase yields MIHITLPDGSVKEFNAGVSPHDVAMSISEGLARNIISASFNGTTVETKTPLTTDGSLILYTWNDKEGKKAFWHSSSHVLAQALQELYPGVKLTIGPAIENGFYYDVDFGDHVVGDKDFKAIEDKVLAIAREKHEFTMRSVTKAEALEMYKKEDNPYKVELIENLEDGTITFCDHSTFTDLCRGGHIPNTGIIKAMKVMSVAGAYWRGDEKNKQLTRVYGISFPKQKDLKEYLELLEEAKRRDHRKLGKELELFTFSQKVGQGLPLWLPKGAALRDRLEQFLKKAQKKAGYEQVVTPHIGQKELYVTSGHYAKYGADSFQPIHTPNEGEEFLLKPMNCPHHCEIYNSKPWSYKDLPKRYAEFGTVYRYEQSGELHGLTRVRGFTQDDAHIFCTPDQLDEEFKKVIDLVLYVFGSLGFDNFSAQVSLRDKENRDKYIGSDENWEKAENAIINAAKDKGLNTVVEYGEAAFYGPKLDFMVKDALGRQWQLGTIQVDYNLPERFDLTYKGSDNELHRPIMIHRAPFGSMERFIAILLENTGGNFPLWLMPEQAIILSLSEKYENYAKKVLELLENHEIRALIDNRNETIGKKIREAEVQKLPFMLIVGEEEEKNGTISVRRHGDAGKSNQSMTIEEFASVVAEEVNKTLKPF; encoded by the coding sequence ATGATACATATTACATTACCGGACGGTTCGGTCAAAGAATTCAACGCTGGGGTATCGCCCCACGATGTTGCCATGAGCATTAGTGAAGGTTTAGCAAGAAATATTATTTCGGCTTCCTTTAATGGTACAACTGTTGAAACCAAGACCCCTTTGACGACGGACGGTTCGCTAATATTATATACATGGAATGACAAAGAGGGTAAAAAGGCTTTTTGGCACTCCTCTTCGCACGTTTTGGCACAAGCATTACAGGAGCTTTACCCAGGCGTTAAGCTTACTATTGGTCCTGCCATAGAGAATGGTTTTTATTATGACGTAGATTTTGGCGACCATGTAGTGGGCGATAAAGATTTTAAAGCCATAGAAGATAAAGTACTTGCCATAGCGCGCGAAAAACATGAGTTTACTATGCGTTCGGTTACCAAAGCCGAAGCATTAGAAATGTATAAAAAAGAGGATAACCCTTATAAAGTAGAACTGATAGAAAACCTGGAAGATGGTACTATCACGTTTTGCGACCACAGCACCTTTACCGACCTTTGTCGTGGTGGACACATCCCGAACACGGGTATCATCAAGGCAATGAAGGTAATGAGCGTAGCAGGGGCTTACTGGCGTGGCGACGAGAAGAACAAACAACTTACACGTGTGTATGGTATCTCGTTCCCGAAACAAAAAGATTTAAAAGAGTACCTAGAACTACTGGAAGAGGCAAAACGTCGCGACCACCGTAAACTGGGTAAAGAATTAGAGTTGTTTACTTTTTCGCAAAAAGTAGGTCAAGGACTGCCATTATGGCTGCCAAAAGGAGCTGCACTACGCGATCGCCTAGAGCAGTTTTTAAAGAAAGCACAAAAGAAAGCCGGATATGAGCAGGTGGTAACACCGCACATTGGGCAAAAAGAATTATATGTAACATCAGGACACTATGCTAAGTATGGTGCTGATAGTTTTCAGCCAATACACACGCCAAACGAAGGTGAGGAGTTTTTGCTAAAACCGATGAACTGTCCGCACCACTGCGAGATATATAACAGTAAACCTTGGTCGTATAAAGATTTACCAAAGCGTTATGCAGAGTTTGGTACCGTATATCGTTATGAGCAAAGTGGTGAGTTACATGGTTTAACACGTGTACGTGGCTTTACTCAAGATGATGCTCACATATTCTGTACGCCAGATCAGCTTGACGAGGAATTCAAAAAAGTAATTGACTTAGTACTGTATGTATTCGGTTCGCTTGGTTTTGATAACTTTAGCGCGCAAGTATCGCTTCGCGATAAAGAGAACAGAGATAAATACATCGGATCTGACGAAAACTGGGAAAAAGCAGAAAATGCGATTATTAATGCTGCTAAAGACAAAGGGCTTAATACGGTTGTAGAATATGGTGAAGCTGCTTTTTATGGCCCTAAACTTGACTTTATGGTTAAGGATGCGTTGGGTCGGCAGTGGCAATTGGGTACTATTCAGGTAGATTATAACCTACCAGAACGATTTGACTTGACCTATAAAGGTTCTGATAATGAGTTGCATCGACCAATTATGATTCACCGTGCACCATTTGGTTCTATGGAACGATTTATCGCGATATTACTAGAAAATACAGGCGGAAACTTCCCGCTTTGGCTAATGCCAGAGCAAGCTATCATACTGTCTCTTAGTGAGAAATATGAAAATTATGCTAAAAAAGTTTTAGAATTGCTGGAAAATCACGAAATTCGCGCCCTAATTGATAACCGAAACGAGACTATTGGCAAAAAAATTCGCGAAGCTGAAGTACAGAAACTGCCGTTTATGCTGATAGTTGGTGAGGAAGAAGAGAAGAATGGAACGATTTCTGTACGTCGTCATGGCGATGCAGGTAAGTCGAACCAAAGTATGACAATAGAGGAATTTGCTTCCGTAGTAGCGGAAGAGGTTAATAAAACATTAAAGCCTTTTTAA
- a CDS encoding AAA family ATPase, which produces MIQSITLKNTATYDNNGITISNLKKINFIYGANGSGKTTISNFLHNPKNSNYNDCEIKWTNDTPYRTLVYNKSFRDQNFTNSEINGVFTIGQATQEEIENIDKKKVELEELKSELTQKLDLRKTRNKTLQNEQKQFKEDIWNIAYKKYEDNFKPAFTGFMRKEAFSTKVLREFGDNISPMLTKEELVSKSKTIFDSKIELYVSLSIPNYQDLLNINNDVIWNKKIIGKSDVDIAKLIQKLNINDWVNEGRSYLKDDNICPFCQQETISDSFKLQLEEYFDKSFMDDITLLNNNYQNYIRLSNNILGELYQIESTEKNNPNTKLSMQSFSAHLKTLESQLNINKELISNKEKEPSRSITLQSIEEQLKVIEQELRNCNKEIDNHNKIINNLTREKDKLISCIWKYLVEENKTSIDNYTKKTTGITGGINTLNLQIDELKSKIRDLNNEIIEGTKNITSVQPTIDEINRTLTSFGFLNFHIVPSSIDSNHYQIQRENGILAESTLSEGEITFITFLYFLQLCKGSISKENITEDRILVIDDPISSLDSNVLFIVSSLLKEIIKKIKDDNSNIKQLILLTHNVYFHKEVSFIDGRTEKCKHTHFWVLRKKDKSSLIQSFEMKNPIETSYGLLWEEIKNRDKSSNISIQNTMRRIIENYFKLLGKYGNDDLINKFSNLEEKEICKSLISWINDGSHTIPDDLFIEKQDVIIENYFTVFKNIFIHTDHEGHFNMMMGENQKNSA; this is translated from the coding sequence ATGATTCAATCAATTACCTTAAAAAACACTGCTACTTATGACAATAACGGTATTACCATAAGTAATCTCAAAAAAATCAATTTCATTTATGGTGCAAATGGAAGCGGAAAAACAACAATAAGCAACTTTTTACATAATCCAAAAAATTCAAATTATAATGATTGTGAAATAAAGTGGACAAATGATACTCCATATAGAACATTAGTTTATAATAAAAGTTTTAGAGACCAAAATTTTACCAATAGTGAAATAAATGGAGTGTTTACTATTGGTCAAGCTACTCAAGAAGAAATAGAGAATATTGATAAAAAGAAAGTAGAACTTGAAGAACTTAAATCTGAATTGACTCAGAAACTTGATTTGCGTAAAACACGAAATAAAACTCTACAAAACGAACAGAAGCAATTCAAAGAAGATATATGGAATATAGCATATAAAAAGTATGAAGATAATTTCAAACCTGCTTTTACAGGTTTTATGAGAAAAGAGGCTTTTAGCACTAAAGTACTTAGAGAGTTTGGGGATAACATATCTCCTATGCTTACTAAAGAAGAATTAGTATCTAAATCTAAAACCATATTTGACAGCAAAATAGAGCTATATGTAAGCTTATCTATTCCTAATTATCAAGATTTATTAAATATAAATAATGATGTTATCTGGAATAAAAAAATAATTGGTAAATCAGATGTAGATATAGCTAAACTAATTCAAAAACTAAATATAAATGATTGGGTAAATGAAGGGAGAAGCTATTTAAAAGATGATAACATATGCCCTTTTTGCCAACAAGAAACTATTTCTGACAGTTTCAAATTACAGTTAGAAGAGTATTTTGACAAGTCTTTTATGGACGATATAACCCTTTTAAATAATAACTATCAAAATTACATAAGGTTATCCAACAACATTTTAGGCGAATTATATCAAATTGAATCAACTGAAAAAAACAATCCGAACACAAAATTAAGTATGCAAAGTTTCTCTGCACATTTAAAAACGTTAGAAAGCCAACTAAACATAAATAAAGAATTAATTTCCAACAAAGAAAAAGAGCCTAGTAGATCTATTACCCTACAATCGATTGAAGAACAATTAAAAGTTATAGAACAAGAACTTAGAAATTGTAATAAAGAAATCGACAACCATAATAAAATAATTAATAATCTCACAAGAGAAAAAGATAAACTAATATCATGCATTTGGAAATACTTAGTAGAAGAAAATAAAACATCTATAGATAATTATACAAAGAAAACGACAGGAATTACGGGTGGTATTAATACTCTGAATTTACAAATTGATGAATTAAAATCGAAAATAAGAGATTTAAATAACGAAATAATTGAAGGTACCAAAAATATTACAAGTGTTCAGCCAACTATTGATGAAATAAACAGAACTCTTACATCTTTTGGGTTTTTAAATTTCCATATAGTCCCTTCAAGCATTGACAGCAATCATTATCAAATACAAAGAGAAAATGGAATCTTAGCGGAGTCAACATTAAGTGAAGGAGAAATAACCTTCATAACATTTCTATACTTTTTACAATTATGCAAAGGAAGTATCTCTAAGGAGAATATTACAGAAGATAGAATTCTTGTTATTGATGATCCTATATCAAGCTTAGACAGTAATGTTTTATTTATTGTTAGCTCACTATTAAAAGAGATAATTAAAAAAATTAAAGACGATAATTCTAATATCAAGCAACTTATTCTTTTAACACATAATGTGTATTTTCATAAAGAGGTTTCTTTTATTGATGGAAGAACAGAAAAATGCAAGCACACACATTTTTGGGTTTTAAGAAAGAAAGATAAATCTTCTTTAATTCAAAGTTTTGAAATGAAAAACCCTATTGAAACATCCTATGGTCTGTTATGGGAGGAAATAAAAAACAGGGATAAAAGTTCTAACATCTCCATTCAAAACACAATGAGAAGAATCATAGAAAACTATTTTAAATTATTAGGAAAGTATGGTAATGATGATTTGATTAATAAGTTTAGTAATTTGGAAGAAAAAGAAATCTGCAAATCTCTAATTAGCTGGATAAATGACGGGTCACATACTATTCCTGATGACTTATTTATAGAAAAACAAGATGTTATAATTGAAAATTATTTTACTGTTTTTAAAAATATATTTATTCATACTGATCATGAAGGACATTTTAATATGATGATGGGAGAAAACCAAAAAAATTCAGCATAA
- the rpmI gene encoding 50S ribosomal protein L35: MPKMKTKSSAKKRFKVTGSGKIKRKHAFKSHILTKKSKKRKLALTHSTLVHKTDEKSIKQQLLLR, from the coding sequence ATGCCTAAAATGAAAACTAAATCTAGTGCCAAGAAACGCTTTAAAGTTACAGGCTCTGGAAAAATCAAAAGAAAGCACGCTTTTAAAAGTCACATCCTGACTAAGAAAAGTAAGAAGCGTAAGCTTGCCCTTACTCATTCAACTTTGGTTCACAAAACAGATGAGAAGAGTATCAAACAGCAATTATTGTTAAGATAA